The segment GTGGATTCGTTGAAATTGATAAAGAACCCATCGCAAGTCACGTCTGACATAAATGTACCAGCTTTCCAGAAATGGGTGGTGTGGGGCGTTGCTAGTTTATTTTATTTATACGAGCTGATGCTTCGTGTATCACCCAGCGTGATGACAGATGATTTGATGCGTGATTTTCAAGTATCATCAACGTCCCTTGGGGTGTTGGCTTCTTTTTATTATTGGGCATACGTTCCTTTGCAAATTCCGTGCGGCCTTATTGTGGATAGATTCGGAACAAGGCGCATCATAACGTTTTCTGCCTTTCTTTGTATTCTTGGGACTTTTTTGTTTGCTGAGAGTCATACTCTTTTTATGGCTCAGGTTGGGCGATTTTTAATTGGAGCGGGGTCGGCTTGTGCCTTTCTGAGTTGTTTAAAGGTCACGGTTGAATGGTTTCCAATTCATCAATTTGCCTTAATCGCTGGTCTGACCAATATGATGGGAACGTTTGGTGGCATTGCAGGAGGAAGACCCCTGGCCACCCTAGTTAATACAGTTGGTTGGCGACGGGCCGGTATTTATATGGCTTTGTTTGGTTTGGTAGTGATGGCTGTTTCATGGTTGTTCATTCGTGACAAGCCTAGTGCAGCAACCACTGATAAAGAAAGTGCGGCTATTCAGTTTTTGCCAACGTTAAAGGGGATTGTTAAAAATCCACAAATTTGGTTGGCGGGGATGATTGGTGGATTTATGTATTTACCAATTTCTGCCTTTGCTGAGTTGTGGGCTGTGCCGTTCTTAATGAACAATTATGGCATCAATAATGAACTTGCTTCTACAGCGAGTGTGATGATTTTTGTTGGCATGGGCTTGGGCGGTCCGGCGGCTGCTTGGCTTATGAAATATTCGCATAGCTATTCTGTTGTGATGAAATTTTCATCCCTGATAACGGCCGGGTTGTTTGTCTTAATTACATATGCTGAATATATCAGTCTGGGTGTCATGTTTGGATTGATTTTGTTGGCTGGATTTACAATCGGTGGGCAGGTTTTGTGTTTTACATGCGCCCAGGATCATTGCACCCAAGAAAATAGCGGCACGGCAATGGGGTTCACGAATGCCGTCGTCATGATGAGCGGTATCATTTTCCAGCCTGCGTTGGGTGCTATCCTTGATTTGGTGTGGGATGGTCAGGTTTCTGCAGCGGGGATCAGGGTTTATAGTCATAATTGTTATCAGATGGCCTTGATATCCATTCCTATTTCTTTATTTATCAGCTGGATTCTGTTAAAATTCGTCAAAGAAGACAGGCGTATAGCATAGGCTTTGTTTTAAATAATTTTTTAAGTCTTTTTTATGAGTTCGATGTCTGTTCAACAGGATACTAAACGGCTTGCGGTGACTTTGCTCATCCTGGCTAATGTTCTTTCGGCCATGTCCATGGATATTCATTTGCCCATGGCCCCGTTAATTATGGCTGATCTGCAAACAAGCGAATTTCTAATCCAATCTATTTTTATTATCAGCGTTATTCTGACAACGACAACCCCGCTTTTTTGGGGCCCTTTATCCGATTGTTATGGGCGACGGGCGCTGTTTTTGCCTGCTTGTTGCTTTATGATCGTTGGGCAGTTTGGATGTGCGGTGGCCCCAACGATTGAGTGGTTGCTGTTTGCGAGGTTTGTTCAATATTTGGGTGTTGGTGCTGTTTTTACGGTCGTGATGGCTGTGATTTGTGATTCTTATA is part of the Alphaproteobacteria bacterium genome and harbors:
- a CDS encoding MFS transporter: MKVDSLKLIKNPSQVTSDINVPAFQKWVVWGVASLFYLYELMLRVSPSVMTDDLMRDFQVSSTSLGVLASFYYWAYVPLQIPCGLIVDRFGTRRIITFSAFLCILGTFLFAESHTLFMAQVGRFLIGAGSACAFLSCLKVTVEWFPIHQFALIAGLTNMMGTFGGIAGGRPLATLVNTVGWRRAGIYMALFGLVVMAVSWLFIRDKPSAATTDKESAAIQFLPTLKGIVKNPQIWLAGMIGGFMYLPISAFAELWAVPFLMNNYGINNELASTASVMIFVGMGLGGPAAAWLMKYSHSYSVVMKFSSLITAGLFVLITYAEYISLGVMFGLILLAGFTIGGQVLCFTCAQDHCTQENSGTAMGFTNAVVMMSGIIFQPALGAILDLVWDGQVSAAGIRVYSHNCYQMALISIPISLFISWILLKFVKEDRRIA